From the Temnothorax longispinosus isolate EJ_2023e chromosome 6, Tlon_JGU_v1, whole genome shotgun sequence genome, one window contains:
- the LOC139814305 gene encoding beta-1,4-glucuronyltransferase 1 isoform X2, whose amino-acid sequence MYGERRSANYAIRLPPARGEDVCLACQHTSMVQLGCRPWNLSLTSVIILALSNMLLTFLLLQSETCAPEAIPREVEVSAVTEWNLGTLVKHEQQSECITQDYQPTSPDANSLKLDIKLGRWDARRIFRTFDSVLVGNRFTELSQTYRVCLATQSSVEKLHSLVQVALHWTGPMSVALYAAGDEEFEVLQRYLVYLRRCYESIRERVVFSLAMPRMRTPKKQPRVFELPDIVDCAKPEATLNELMTRVPNEQTNWRIRNVYPQNHMRNLARKNCQTDYVFLTDVDIVPSFNLTIVLDEFLRNDNCDKCAYVIPTYELDTRVRFPPNKTELIRLARKGLARPFHQKVFIHNQFATNFTRWLQDVSPNHLHHENVKTGKVYISHDVTNFEFLYEPFYVAKDIVPPHDERFMGYGYTRNTQFSTHTHAHRYVSSGTISSSLRDG is encoded by the exons atGTACGGTGAACGTCGATCGGCTAACTACGCCATCAGGCTGCCGCCAGCAAGAGGGGAGGACGTCTGTCTCGCGTGCCAGCACACATCAATGGTTCAG CTGGGATGCCGGCCATGGAATCTCAGTTTGACGAGCGTGATCATCCTGGCGCTGTCGAACATGCTGCTGACGTTTTTGCTGCTGCAATCGGAGACCTGCGCGCCGGAAGCGATCCCGCGGGAAGTGGAGGTGAGCGCCGTCACCGAATGGAATCTCGGCACCCTCGTCAAGCACGAGCAACAGTCGGAATGCATCACCCAGGATTACCAGCCCACGTCACCTGACGCTAACAGTCTCAAGCTGGATATTAAGCTCGGCAGATGGGACGCCCGGCGAATATTCCGGACGTTCGACTCGGTGCTGGTCGGCAACAGATTCACCGAGCTCTCGCAAACTTATCGGGTATGTCTGGCTACCCAGAGCTCCGTGGAGAAGTTACACTCGCTGGTACAGGTCGCCCTGCACTGGACCGGGCCGATGTCCGTCGCGCTCTATGCCGCCGGCGACGAAGAGTTCGAGGTGTTGCAGCGTTACCTGGTGTACCTGAGGAGATGCTACGAGTCTATCAGAGAGAGAGTGGTCTTCTCCCTAGCCATGCCAAGGATGCGAACGCCCAAGAAGCAACCGCGCGTCTTTGAACTACCGGACATCGTCGACTGTGCCAAACCGGAAGCCACGCTCAACGAGCTCATGACCCGCGTGCCCAACGAGCAGACCAATTGGCGGATACGGAACGTCTATCCGCAGAACCACATGCGGAACCTAGCGCGCAAAAACTGCCAGACGGACTACGTGTTTCTAACGGACGTCGACATCGTGCCGAGCTTCAATCTGACGATCGTACTCGACGAGTTCCTCAGAAATGACAACTGTGATAAGTGCGCCTATGTAATACCCACGTACGAGTTGGACACGCGCGTGAGGTTTCCCCCAAATAAGACGGAGCTGATCAGGCTCGCCAGGAAAGGCTTGGCCAGACCATTCCACCAGAAAGTCTTCATACACAATCAGTTTGCCACGAATTTTACAAG gTGGCTGCAGGACGTGTCACCGAACCATCTACATCATGAAAATGTAAAGACGGGCAAGGTCTACATTAGTCACGATGTGACGAATTTCGAATTTCTTTATGAGCCATTTTACGTGGCAAAGGATATCGTGCCACCTCACGATGAAAGGTTTATGGGATATGGATATACGAGGAATACCCAG